The Sulfurihydrogenibium sp. YO3AOP1 genome has a window encoding:
- a CDS encoding ChaN family lipoprotein — translation MKLYLSPIAVFMIGFILVFSTFKSYNIIIVGENHTDELDHKKQLEVIKDYYKYDKKIIIAMEMFQQPFQEYLDKYIQGEIDLNQLIEKTEYKKRWGFDINLYKDILEFAKENKIRIVALNIPSELLSEIRKKGLENIDSAYLPKPIPKHTPEEIKFIDEAIKEHKNIKNKQAFYDIQLAWDYGMAYKIYDTYKKYPDYKIIVLIGKGHANTVKRFLNILDSSLKVFVYD, via the coding sequence ATGAAATTATATTTATCTCCAATAGCAGTTTTTATGATAGGTTTTATTTTAGTATTTTCAACGTTTAAAAGCTATAACATTATCATTGTTGGAGAAAATCACACAGATGAGCTTGACCATAAAAAGCAGCTTGAAGTAATTAAAGATTATTATAAATATGATAAAAAAATCATCATTGCAATGGAGATGTTCCAGCAACCTTTTCAGGAGTATTTGGATAAGTATATTCAAGGTGAGATAGATTTAAACCAGCTTATAGAAAAAACAGAGTATAAAAAAAGATGGGGCTTTGATATTAATCTATACAAAGATATTTTAGAGTTTGCAAAAGAAAACAAGATAAGAATCGTTGCTTTAAACATTCCGTCTGAGCTACTGTCTGAAATTAGAAAGAAAGGATTGGAAAATATAGATTCTGCATATTTGCCAAAGCCAATTCCAAAGCACACACCGGAGGAGATAAAGTTTATTGATGAAGCAATTAAAGAGCATAAAAACATTAAAAATAAGCAGGCTTTTTATGATATCCAGCTTGCCTGGGACTACGGCATGGCATACAAAATATATGATACATATAAAAAATATCCTGATTATAAAATCATTGTTTTAATTGGCAAAGGTCATGCAAACACTGTAAAAAGATTTTTGAATATTTTAGATAGCAGTTTAAAAGTTTTTGTGTATGATTGA
- a CDS encoding S-adenosyl-l-methionine hydroxide adenosyltransferase family protein encodes MSIIALLTDFSLKDGFVGSMKGVILSINPEVKIVDISHEIESFNIIECSIVLNATYRYFPKGTIFVSVVDPGVGTERKPIIVKTKDYFFVCPDNGLLTLVLKKERIEKMVEIKNKEFFLESDTNTFHGRDIFAPVAAFLSKGIKPEKFGDEIKNIKTNDIFEPKVFDGRIIGKIIKFDKFGNAITNIEKLPERFEIIYKDYRITKVCRNFLEGEKGKPNLIKGSFGFYELFLPMDSFKVKFNARLFEEFEILSK; translated from the coding sequence ATGAGTATAATAGCACTGCTTACAGATTTTAGCTTAAAAGACGGATTTGTTGGCTCAATGAAAGGAGTTATTTTGTCTATAAATCCAGAGGTTAAAATTGTTGATATATCCCACGAGATAGAGTCATTTAACATAATAGAATGTAGTATAGTTTTAAATGCAACTTACAGATATTTTCCTAAAGGTACAATTTTTGTGTCTGTGGTTGACCCCGGAGTTGGAACAGAAAGAAAGCCTATAATTGTAAAAACAAAAGATTACTTTTTTGTATGCCCAGACAATGGCCTGCTTACACTTGTTTTGAAAAAAGAAAGAATAGAAAAGATGGTAGAAATCAAAAATAAAGAATTTTTCTTAGAATCAGACACTAACACATTTCATGGTAGAGATATATTTGCTCCTGTGGCTGCTTTTTTAAGCAAAGGGATTAAGCCGGAAAAATTCGGTGATGAGATTAAGAATATAAAAACTAATGATATATTTGAGCCAAAAGTATTTGATGGTCGTATAATCGGAAAAATAATAAAGTTTGATAAATTCGGAAACGCTATCACAAATATTGAAAAACTGCCAGAAAGATTTGAAATTATATACAAAGACTATAGAATAACAAAGGTATGTAGAAACTTTTTAGAAGGAGAAAAAGGCAAGCCAAACCTAATCAAAGGAAGTTTTGGATTTTATGAGCTTTTCCTTCCAATGGACAGCTTTAAAGTTAAATTTAATGCAAGACTATTTGAAGAGTTTGAAATCTTAAGCAAATAA
- a CDS encoding heavy metal translocating P-type ATPase: MAIPYKVKELRIGKIKIYSELFRYLTVSNQAFINYFGSLKGVNKVIAKKEAGLLTIYYDPASFDLANFYSIFENGDRELILSLLSSNGFEKTHAEEKEDIISPKKWFFLNTLSFIPFMARGLLPGGVLSGIAFGLALPVFYKGFNSLKKGKIDVYSLDSSAIALSIINGNHFSSLLMTWLLSLGDVIQEKTEQRAHVEIEKLLNYKSDKAFVVVDENTVVEKDVNEIRPGDIIVVYDGQKITVDGVVINGDALVNQASLTGESNPVHKKVGDPVYAGTFVEDGKLYIKAEKVGDETALAKIVKIIEEAANQPIEAQLKAEEEANKFVIPTFGLAGLAYALTGDINRVTSTLIIDYHTGIHVSTPLSILSHLSLAAKKGILIKSGRHLEILNQVDTVVFDKTGTLTVGHPELTEIVTFGISEKEALQLAASLEQRIVHPVARSIVATAIKRGIDILPRKNSDYHIGLGVEGEVNDTHLMLGSSKLLEKKHIRVSKKIKEIVDQLHDKGESVLYLVKEGKIVALFGISDPLKPESKEVVKILQSMGREVILCSGDNEDAVKKIAQAVGIKKYYGRAFPDEKAKIIKKLKAEGRKVAFVGDGVNDSPALSVADVGISIRSGADISIEVADVVIGESMHQLIDAFKISDDALNNIKQNFKINKVVNTIGLIGSLTGVFNPVMSTIINNGASVLMGINAIKPIFKEK, encoded by the coding sequence ATGGCTATCCCCTATAAAGTAAAAGAGTTAAGAATTGGAAAAATAAAGATTTACAGCGAATTATTTAGATATTTAACAGTATCAAATCAAGCTTTTATTAATTATTTTGGCAGTCTAAAAGGTGTTAATAAGGTTATTGCAAAAAAAGAGGCAGGATTGCTGACTATCTACTATGACCCTGCCTCATTTGATTTAGCTAATTTTTATTCTATTTTTGAAAACGGGGATAGAGAGTTAATACTCTCTCTTCTTTCATCAAATGGATTTGAGAAAACACATGCAGAAGAAAAAGAAGATATAATCTCTCCAAAAAAATGGTTTTTCTTAAATACACTCTCTTTTATACCATTTATGGCAAGAGGGTTGTTGCCGGGCGGAGTTTTATCGGGTATAGCTTTTGGTCTTGCACTACCGGTATTTTACAAAGGTTTTAACTCTCTCAAAAAAGGCAAGATTGATGTTTATTCTCTTGATTCTTCAGCAATAGCATTATCCATTATCAATGGAAACCATTTCTCGTCTTTGCTTATGACATGGCTTTTATCACTTGGTGATGTAATTCAGGAAAAAACAGAGCAAAGAGCTCATGTAGAGATTGAAAAGCTTTTAAATTATAAAAGCGATAAAGCATTTGTAGTTGTTGATGAAAATACAGTGGTTGAAAAAGATGTAAATGAGATAAGGCCGGGTGATATAATCGTAGTTTACGATGGTCAAAAAATAACTGTTGACGGAGTAGTTATTAACGGTGATGCTCTTGTAAACCAAGCATCATTAACGGGAGAATCAAATCCGGTTCATAAAAAGGTTGGGGATCCTGTGTATGCAGGTACATTTGTAGAAGATGGAAAGCTTTATATAAAGGCTGAAAAGGTTGGGGATGAAACAGCGTTAGCTAAGATTGTAAAAATTATTGAAGAAGCTGCAAACCAACCAATCGAAGCACAGTTAAAAGCAGAAGAAGAGGCTAATAAATTTGTCATTCCAACCTTTGGCTTGGCGGGTTTAGCATACGCTTTAACAGGAGATATAAACAGAGTTACATCTACGCTAATTATCGACTATCATACAGGAATTCATGTATCAACACCTTTATCAATTTTATCCCATCTATCCTTAGCGGCTAAAAAAGGAATATTGATTAAATCCGGAAGACATTTAGAAATTTTAAATCAAGTTGATACTGTGGTTTTTGACAAGACAGGAACTTTAACAGTAGGACATCCAGAATTAACCGAGATTGTAACCTTTGGAATTTCTGAAAAAGAGGCTCTGCAGCTTGCAGCGTCATTAGAACAGCGTATTGTCCATCCTGTAGCTCGTTCAATTGTTGCAACTGCTATTAAAAGAGGCATTGATATACTCCCAAGAAAAAATTCGGACTATCATATAGGACTTGGTGTAGAAGGTGAGGTTAATGATACTCACTTAATGCTTGGTAGTTCTAAACTTCTTGAGAAAAAACATATAAGAGTTAGCAAAAAAATTAAAGAAATCGTAGATCAATTACATGATAAAGGTGAATCGGTACTTTATTTAGTTAAAGAAGGAAAAATTGTTGCTTTATTTGGAATATCAGACCCGTTAAAGCCGGAAAGTAAAGAAGTTGTAAAAATATTGCAAAGTATGGGAAGAGAAGTAATATTATGTAGTGGTGATAATGAGGATGCTGTCAAGAAGATAGCTCAGGCGGTAGGAATCAAGAAATACTACGGTCGTGCTTTTCCGGACGAAAAGGCAAAAATAATTAAGAAACTTAAAGCTGAAGGTAGAAAGGTTGCGTTTGTTGGTGATGGAGTAAATGACTCTCCGGCTTTATCCGTTGCAGATGTTGGAATATCAATTAGAAGCGGTGCTGATATTTCTATAGAAGTAGCCGACGTTGTGATTGGTGAGAGCATGCATCAGTTAATTGATGCTTTCAAAATTTCTGATGATGCATTGAATAATATTAAACAAAACTTCAAGATTAATAAAGTTGTAAATACAATTGGATTAATTGGTTCCCTTACAGGTGTGTTTAATCCTGTTATGTCAACAATTATTAACAATGGAGCTTCGGTATTAATGGGAATAAATGCTATCAAGCCTATATTTAAAGAAAAATAA
- the gmhA gene encoding D-sedoheptulose 7-phosphate isomerase — protein sequence MLENEIISIFEESANLKKEFVYEYAEDIVNLGILIGKRLKLGNKLLICGNGGSAADSQHFAAEVVGRFEKERKGFSAIALTTDTSALTAIGNDYGFDKVFSRQVEALGQKGDILIGISTSGNSKNVIEAVKVAKGLGIFTVGLLGKDGGQLKDLVDKAFIVRSNNTARIQEVHITFIHAICRVLDLYLTGEIEE from the coding sequence ATGTTAGAAAATGAAATTATAAGCATCTTTGAAGAAAGTGCTAATTTAAAAAAAGAGTTTGTTTATGAATATGCAGAAGATATTGTTAATTTAGGAATACTGATAGGAAAAAGATTAAAGCTTGGAAATAAACTATTAATTTGTGGTAATGGTGGGTCTGCTGCGGATAGTCAGCATTTTGCTGCAGAAGTAGTTGGAAGATTCGAAAAGGAAAGAAAAGGTTTTTCTGCAATAGCATTGACAACAGATACTTCTGCGTTAACAGCTATAGGAAATGATTATGGATTTGATAAAGTCTTTTCAAGACAAGTTGAAGCTCTTGGTCAAAAAGGAGATATACTGATTGGAATTTCTACAAGCGGAAATTCTAAAAATGTGATAGAAGCTGTCAAAGTTGCAAAAGGTCTTGGAATTTTTACAGTTGGTTTGCTTGGTAAAGACGGTGGACAGCTAAAAGACTTGGTAGATAAAGCATTTATAGTAAGGTCTAACAACACAGCAAGGATACAGGAAGTTCATATTACTTTCATCCATGCAATTTGTAGAGTTTTAGATTTATACTTAACAGGTGAGATAGAAGAATAA
- the cmk gene encoding (d)CMP kinase encodes MIIAIDGPAGSGKSTIAKFLAKELGYTYIDTGAMYRAAALKLLRLNINLENEEEIMNVLENTQILLKDSKVFLDGEDVSDIIRTEEIGNIASIVARYPKVRKWMVSKQRELGEIAKNVVIEGRDAGSRIFPDADLKIFMTASPETRAQRRVQQLKEKGFMVDYNHILQKIIERDKLDYERKESPLRPTEDYIIIDTTDKSIEEVINYVKSLINK; translated from the coding sequence ATGATTATAGCCATAGATGGACCTGCAGGGTCTGGCAAAAGCACAATTGCAAAATTTTTAGCCAAGGAACTTGGATATACTTACATAGACACGGGAGCTATGTACAGAGCTGCTGCATTAAAACTTTTAAGATTAAACATCAATCTTGAAAATGAAGAAGAAATAATGAATGTTTTAGAAAATACTCAGATATTATTAAAAGACTCTAAAGTCTTTTTAGATGGTGAAGATGTTTCTGATATTATCAGAACAGAAGAGATTGGAAATATTGCATCAATCGTTGCAAGATATCCAAAAGTTAGAAAATGGATGGTTAGCAAACAAAGGGAGCTTGGAGAAATAGCAAAGAACGTTGTTATAGAAGGAAGAGATGCGGGGTCAAGGATCTTTCCCGATGCAGACTTAAAAATATTCATGACAGCATCACCGGAAACTAGAGCACAAAGAAGAGTTCAGCAGTTAAAAGAAAAAGGTTTTATGGTAGATTATAATCATATATTACAAAAAATAATAGAAAGAGATAAATTAGATTATGAGAGGAAAGAATCACCACTTAGACCAACAGAAGATTACATCATCATCGATACAACTGACAAATCCATAGAAGAGGTGATTAATTACGTAAAGAGTTTAATAAACAAATGA
- a CDS encoding IS110 family transposase, giving the protein MNSYKIVIGVDVSKNSFTATVLYDNKKETFEVKSDPVEFEMKVKPFLKKFKKSDMLIIMEHTGVYHLKLANYLYENGYKVAVVNPFSIKKFMEAKMTRVKTDKADSFFIAEYGRTFFDGELYKPKSDVEKEIEVKLKILEDLQQQLTMLRNKRESLTYVPMKKLKENLEYYDELIRKIEKNIKELEKEIKELSKKNYQEEYKLLKSIPGISDRTIGMIISVYGNFERFKSVKDISSFIGISPGIHESGTSVKKSGWIKKMGNPYARKILYMAALSAIRFNKYCRELYERLVSKGKAKKLALVAVAHKLLRQAYGVLKSKRPFDENFCT; this is encoded by the coding sequence ATGAACAGCTACAAAATTGTTATAGGAGTTGATGTATCTAAAAACTCATTCACTGCTACAGTTTTGTATGATAACAAGAAAGAAACTTTTGAAGTTAAATCTGACCCGGTTGAGTTTGAAATGAAAGTAAAGCCATTTTTGAAGAAGTTTAAAAAGTCAGATATGCTTATCATAATGGAGCATACGGGAGTTTACCATTTAAAGCTTGCTAATTATCTGTATGAAAATGGTTATAAAGTAGCAGTAGTAAATCCATTTTCAATAAAGAAATTTATGGAAGCTAAAATGACAAGAGTTAAAACAGATAAAGCTGATTCATTCTTTATAGCAGAGTATGGAAGAACGTTTTTCGATGGAGAGCTTTATAAACCAAAATCAGATGTAGAAAAAGAAATAGAAGTAAAACTAAAGATATTGGAAGACCTACAACAGCAGCTTACAATGCTAAGAAACAAAAGAGAATCGTTAACCTATGTACCAATGAAAAAATTGAAAGAGAATTTAGAATATTACGATGAGCTAATTAGAAAAATAGAAAAAAACATAAAAGAACTTGAGAAAGAGATAAAAGAATTGTCTAAGAAGAATTATCAAGAGGAATACAAACTTTTAAAAAGCATACCTGGTATAAGTGATAGGACTATAGGAATGATAATATCAGTATATGGAAATTTTGAAAGATTTAAGAGTGTAAAAGATATATCGAGTTTTATAGGAATCAGTCCGGGTATACATGAAAGTGGAACGAGTGTAAAGAAAAGTGGCTGGATAAAAAAGATGGGAAATCCATATGCAAGGAAAATATTATACATGGCAGCATTATCAGCAATAAGGTTTAACAAATACTGCAGAGAATTATACGAAAGATTAGTAAGTAAAGGTAAGGCTAAAAAATTAGCATTAGTGGCTGTAGCACATAAGTTATTAAGGCAAGCATATGGTGTATTAAAAAGCAAAAGACCATTTGATGAAAATTTTTGTACTTGA
- a CDS encoding HAD-IA family hydrolase — translation MFDVDGVLIDVTKSYHYSIKDTVDYFSQKNNNLKDLLDIKLTFGINNDWDASLAGIIYAKSGLDLENFKKLFTAYSTKLEDFYKLAKELNINLPSYQELVEYFEDRYKVHRDKEQLIIPHEVLKQIRELSDVVGVITGRPFQDLDYTFKLFDIYKYFDFIITEDDIPNPHLRKPSSYPLKTFFKKFDYKEPVFYIGDTIADLMMVYNYNREEGKNVEFILYQNNHNYNLPAKYKIKQPQELLNIIKYY, via the coding sequence ATGTTTGATGTTGATGGAGTGCTGATTGATGTTACAAAATCTTATCATTACTCAATAAAAGACACAGTTGATTACTTTTCGCAAAAAAACAACAATCTAAAAGATTTATTAGATATTAAGCTAACCTTTGGAATAAATAACGATTGGGACGCCTCTTTAGCTGGAATAATTTATGCTAAATCTGGTTTAGATTTAGAAAATTTTAAAAAACTTTTTACAGCCTACAGCACAAAGCTTGAAGACTTTTATAAACTTGCAAAAGAGTTAAACATAAATTTACCATCTTATCAAGAGCTGGTTGAATACTTTGAAGATAGGTATAAAGTCCACAGAGATAAAGAACAGCTCATTATTCCACATGAAGTTTTAAAACAAATAAGAGAACTTTCTGATGTTGTCGGGGTAATCACAGGAAGACCTTTTCAAGATTTAGATTACACGTTCAAATTATTTGATATTTATAAATACTTTGATTTTATCATTACAGAAGATGATATACCAAATCCACATCTAAGAAAGCCATCTTCCTATCCATTAAAAACATTCTTTAAAAAATTTGATTATAAAGAGCCTGTTTTTTACATTGGAGATACAATCGCAGATTTGATGATGGTTTATAACTATAACAGAGAAGAGGGTAAAAATGTAGAGTTTATTTTGTATCAGAATAATCATAATTACAACCTTCCTGCTAAGTATAAAATAAAACAACCACAAGAGCTTTTAAATATTATTAAATATTATTAA
- a CDS encoding sigma 54-interacting transcriptional regulator, giving the protein MNYIDELYLIITDENLKIKRISESLLELLGYEHFDLIDENLNKFTDRNIKEFLDQKEFVIFLKSKRGIQFKGYFKTTVLYDYFNNPKGYLFQFLETKDEKIDEDFMVFNTQNIKMKKILERASLVAQSDVSVLISGETGTGKSKLAKWIHLNSVRSRNNFVSVNCSAIPDTLFESEFFGYEKGAFTGAVGSKPGKVELADGGTLFLDEIGDLSLTSQAKLLVFVDTKEFERLGSSKPRKSDVRIISATNKDLIKEIQNKNFRSDLFYRLCVVRIEIPPLRERKEDIPLIVNSILAKKNKRISQQAMDAIVSKDWYGNVRELRAFLEAVSIFTANKEIIDVEDLNSEFVYFSEEGDVEISEEVLFNEEKRIIEALKKSKGNKSKAAKLLGISPATLWRKIKQYKIEV; this is encoded by the coding sequence ATGAACTACATAGATGAATTATATTTAATCATTACAGATGAAAATTTAAAGATAAAAAGAATTAGTGAAAGTCTTTTAGAACTTCTTGGTTATGAACATTTTGACTTAATAGATGAAAATCTTAACAAATTTACAGATAGGAACATTAAAGAATTTTTAGACCAAAAAGAATTTGTAATATTTCTAAAAAGCAAAAGAGGAATTCAATTTAAAGGCTATTTTAAAACCACAGTCTTGTATGATTATTTCAACAATCCAAAAGGATATCTATTTCAATTTTTAGAAACAAAAGATGAAAAGATAGATGAAGATTTTATGGTCTTTAACACTCAAAACATAAAGATGAAAAAAATCTTAGAAAGAGCTTCTTTGGTAGCTCAATCAGATGTATCTGTTTTGATTTCTGGAGAAACAGGGACAGGAAAATCAAAACTTGCTAAATGGATCCATTTAAACAGCGTTAGAAGTAGGAATAATTTTGTATCGGTAAACTGTTCAGCCATTCCGGATACGCTTTTTGAGTCAGAATTTTTTGGCTATGAAAAAGGTGCGTTTACTGGAGCGGTTGGCTCTAAACCCGGTAAAGTTGAACTTGCAGACGGCGGAACATTATTTTTAGATGAAATTGGAGACCTTTCTTTAACTTCCCAAGCAAAATTATTAGTTTTTGTAGATACGAAAGAATTTGAAAGACTTGGTTCAAGCAAACCAAGAAAATCTGACGTAAGAATAATCTCAGCTACAAACAAAGACTTGATTAAAGAAATTCAGAATAAAAATTTTAGAAGTGATTTATTTTATAGATTGTGCGTCGTTAGAATAGAAATTCCACCATTAAGGGAAAGAAAGGAAGATATTCCTTTGATAGTAAATAGCATTTTAGCTAAGAAAAACAAAAGAATTTCACAGCAAGCTATGGATGCTATAGTTTCAAAAGATTGGTATGGTAATGTCAGAGAGCTTAGAGCTTTCTTAGAAGCAGTTAGCATTTTTACAGCTAATAAAGAAATTATAGACGTGGAAGATCTGAACTCTGAATTTGTTTATTTTTCAGAAGAAGGAGATGTAGAAATTTCAGAAGAAGTTCTTTTTAATGAAGAAAAAAGAATAATAGAAGCATTGAAGAAATCAAAAGGAAACAAAAGTAAAGCTGCTAAGCTTCTTGGAATTAGCCCTGCTACGTTGTGGAGAAAAATAAAGCAGTATAAGATTGAAGTATAG
- a CDS encoding tetratricopeptide repeat protein — MRTDEFLKKASKEIEETEKKDINPLVGIVKEEKKSIKFKIIVILVILSYIVIGYLFYDYLKNRKSEIKIVEDFINSDVLINELNEKLKNIDIAINNEIKTDEELIKSIQEQSLNLPPINQVVKQPINLPPINLPQPQTQEAKNSVQTPITSKYDFFKNKAIEYENVGNYRYAIFFYLRAFAENQSDYELKYKIATLYYKLGQIPLAIQSAKDALLIKEDYMPAIEFLISLYNSGYEIDGLENILKKALEKYPNDRNIILALAKIYQKNNNTTEYQKLMEKLQSSK; from the coding sequence ATGAGAACAGATGAGTTTTTAAAAAAAGCAAGTAAAGAGATAGAAGAAACAGAAAAAAAAGATATAAATCCATTAGTTGGTATCGTAAAAGAAGAGAAAAAATCAATAAAATTTAAAATAATAGTTATTTTAGTTATACTTTCTTATATCGTTATTGGCTATCTATTTTATGATTATCTAAAAAATAGGAAGTCTGAGATTAAAATTGTTGAAGATTTCATTAATTCAGATGTGTTAATAAATGAACTTAATGAAAAGTTAAAAAATATAGACATAGCCATCAATAATGAGATAAAAACAGATGAAGAATTAATAAAAAGTATACAAGAACAAAGCTTAAATTTGCCACCAATAAATCAAGTAGTAAAGCAGCCAATAAATTTACCGCCGATAAATTTGCCTCAACCTCAAACACAGGAAGCTAAAAATTCAGTCCAAACACCGATTACAAGTAAATATGACTTTTTTAAAAATAAAGCAATCGAATACGAAAATGTTGGCAACTATAGATATGCTATTTTCTTTTATTTAAGAGCTTTTGCTGAAAATCAAAGTGATTATGAACTTAAATATAAAATAGCAACTCTTTATTATAAGCTTGGACAAATACCACTTGCTATCCAATCTGCAAAAGATGCTCTTTTAATCAAGGAAGATTACATGCCTGCCATAGAATTTTTGATTTCTTTATATAATAGTGGTTATGAGATTGATGGATTAGAGAATATTTTAAAAAAAGCTTTAGAAAAATATCCAAATGATAGAAATATAATCTTAGCCCTTGCAAAAATTTATCAAAAGAATAACAATACTACTGAGTATCAAAAATTAATGGAGAAGTTGCAAAGTAGCAAATGA
- a CDS encoding SCP2 sterol-binding domain-containing protein — MIDQEIKHLEELVEKINNEHKHKLNNVSEPILLTVVLSNDAKVDVEINKHGVKILKHLKHKESDIKNHITISYKQLIKSLENKANIIRYLMSGKVKVKGNLKYILDVLSEL, encoded by the coding sequence ATGATTGATCAAGAGATAAAACATTTAGAAGAGCTTGTTGAAAAAATAAATAACGAACATAAACATAAGCTGAATAACGTAAGCGAGCCTATTCTCTTAACCGTTGTTTTAAGTAATGATGCAAAAGTAGATGTTGAGATTAATAAACATGGGGTCAAGATTTTAAAACATTTAAAGCACAAAGAATCTGATATTAAGAATCATATAACAATCTCATACAAGCAGTTGATAAAGTCTTTAGAAAATAAAGCGAACATAATTAGATATCTGATGTCTGGAAAGGTAAAAGTAAAAGGAAATTTAAAATATATACTTGACGTTTTATCTGAACTTTAA
- a CDS encoding ribonuclease H-like YkuK family protein produces the protein MIDLKFEKIKKFISETSKETSIYIGSDSKQYRDSTIFVTAVVIHIDSCRGAKIFYSLKKERKINSLRERLMKEVDLSVYTALNLLDCIDGRKLEIHLDLNPNENHKSNIVVRDAIGYVLSQGLKPVLKPNSIAAFSVADYLLKHL, from the coding sequence ATGATTGACCTAAAATTTGAAAAAATAAAAAAGTTCATTTCAGAGACATCTAAAGAAACTTCGATTTACATAGGTTCAGATTCAAAACAATATAGAGATTCAACAATCTTTGTGACGGCGGTTGTAATTCACATAGATTCTTGCAGAGGAGCAAAAATCTTTTATAGTTTAAAAAAAGAAAGAAAAATAAATTCTTTAAGAGAAAGGCTGATGAAAGAAGTTGACCTATCTGTATATACTGCTTTAAATTTACTTGACTGTATTGATGGTAGAAAATTAGAAATACATTTAGACTTAAATCCAAACGAAAATCATAAATCAAATATTGTAGTAAGAGATGCAATTGGATATGTCTTATCTCAAGGTTTAAAACCTGTTTTAAAACCTAACTCTATCGCAGCATTTTCAGTTGCTGACTACCTTTTAAAACATCTTTAA